The Candidatus Nanohalovita haloferacivicina genome has a window encoding:
- a CDS encoding class I SAM-dependent methyltransferase: MPEEIYRDPETYVEKRYSSTGGRKVLERQNRNFEELLEGLGAEPGDSVLELGSGPALLSEYLDEYDSVGADIEQEPLQVAVDSGRVEDAVRVDAHRLPFRDDAFDYVVAPRLFHLVGDEEDVVDEMNRVAEEGFVFDVFSESSGRKVYNNRMSKHSSYMPADSTLHSDEEVESWLEGLDFEVQSDFPIPFGAYRESESELFTDAVEKMQDAFSGSLDSVVYFGVESE; this comes from the coding sequence ATGCCGGAAGAAATATACAGAGACCCAGAGACTTATGTCGAGAAAAGGTATAGCTCGACTGGCGGAAGAAAGGTTTTGGAAAGGCAGAACAGGAATTTTGAGGAGCTTCTTGAAGGCCTTGGTGCCGAGCCTGGTGATAGTGTTCTTGAGCTTGGTTCTGGGCCGGCTTTGCTTTCAGAGTATCTTGACGAGTATGATTCTGTAGGTGCGGATATTGAGCAGGAGCCTCTTCAGGTTGCTGTTGATAGTGGCCGTGTTGAGGATGCCGTTCGTGTTGATGCCCACAGACTTCCTTTCAGGGATGATGCGTTTGACTATGTGGTTGCGCCACGGCTTTTCCATCTCGTTGGCGATGAAGAAGATGTTGTGGATGAGATGAATCGTGTTGCGGAGGAAGGTTTTGTATTTGATGTTTTCAGCGAGTCAAGCGGTCGTAAAGTATACAATAACAGGATGTCGAAGCACAGCAGCTATATGCCTGCTGACAGCACTCTTCACAGTGATGAGGAAGTTGAGAGTTGGCTTGAAGGCCTTGATTTTGAAGTTCAGAGCGACTTTCCGATTCCTTTCGGAGCCTACAGAGAGTCTGAGTCTGAACTGTTTACTGATGCTGTTGAGAAGATGCAGGATGCTTTTTCCGGCTCTCTCGACTCGGTAGTTTACTTCGGCGTAGAATCGGAGTAG
- a CDS encoding 30S ribosomal protein S27e, translating into MARNFVRVKCSECGNEQTTFSRASSEVECLVCGEVLARPTGGKAEFPGEVVRELAVE; encoded by the coding sequence ATGGCAAGAAACTTTGTAAGAGTAAAATGCAGTGAATGCGGCAACGAACAGACAACATTCTCCCGAGCATCCTCAGAAGTAGAATGCTTAGTATGTGGAGAGGTTCTAGCACGTCCAACAGGCGGAAAAGCCGAGTTCCCAGGCGAAGTAGTCAGGGAACTTGCAGTAGAGTAA
- a CDS encoding 50S ribosomal protein L44e yields the protein MVKIPKEQRRYCPHCDEHTEQTVKEVTNRSASPWSKKARKRQRKIDNGYGSFPYENPANRSRGGSNPTSGKKDLEFNCKECGKSWKPRNAIRAAKFEIER from the coding sequence ATGGTAAAGATTCCAAAAGAGCAGAGAAGGTACTGTCCTCACTGCGATGAACACACGGAGCAGACAGTTAAAGAAGTAACTAACCGCTCCGCCAGTCCTTGGAGTAAAAAGGCAAGAAAGAGACAGAGAAAGATCGACAACGGATACGGATCATTCCCATACGAGAATCCGGCAAACAGAAGCCGTGGTGGATCAAACCCAACATCTGGAAAGAAAGATCTAGAATTCAACTGCAAGGAATGTGGCAAATCATGGAAACCTAGAAACGCAATTCGAGCTGCAAAGTTCGAAATCGAAAGGTGA
- a CDS encoding enolase C-terminal domain-like protein — MELRNIELRQIIDSRTKPTVEAEINNSYGKAPSGASTGTHEAKCFVPDHLDNIEKLIQKLEGRDLSQEEFDKELHNIDGTNDFSRLGASAIASSFAFKNAEGFENTENFPLPLSNVIGGGEHGGNTSIQEFLVLPVNAKTFPEAIETNRKIYQELKERYASKIKGINDEGALITSMDDEATLRALKKVADKYEARIGLDIAASEFYENEKYRMTSLGEVNTPEEQLEFVQMLIDEFELVYVEDPFDQEDFKMHAKLTRQNPEVMICGDDLFTTNKERLQEGIDKDSCNSLIVKPNQIGTVTDARETVELAKEHDYTPVISHRSGETCDNTISDLALEWECPVIKAGIADIRIAKLNKLLRLWDKSDNPEINMA; from the coding sequence ATGGAACTCCGAAATATAGAGCTCAGACAGATAATTGATTCAAGGACAAAACCAACCGTAGAAGCCGAAATAAACAATTCCTACGGAAAAGCACCGTCCGGAGCATCAACAGGAACACACGAAGCCAAATGCTTCGTCCCAGACCACCTGGACAACATCGAAAAACTAATACAGAAGCTAGAAGGCCGGGATCTTTCCCAGGAAGAATTCGACAAAGAACTACACAATATAGACGGTACGAACGACTTCTCCAGACTAGGAGCCTCCGCAATAGCCTCCAGCTTCGCATTCAAAAACGCAGAAGGATTCGAAAACACAGAAAACTTCCCACTACCACTGAGCAACGTAATAGGCGGCGGAGAACACGGAGGAAACACAAGCATACAGGAATTCCTCGTACTACCAGTCAACGCCAAAACATTTCCCGAAGCCATAGAAACAAACAGAAAAATCTACCAGGAACTCAAAGAAAGATACGCATCAAAAATAAAAGGAATCAACGACGAAGGCGCACTAATCACATCCATGGACGACGAAGCAACACTCCGCGCGCTGAAAAAAGTAGCTGACAAATATGAAGCACGAATAGGCCTTGACATAGCAGCTTCAGAGTTCTACGAAAACGAAAAATACCGTATGACCTCGCTAGGAGAAGTCAACACGCCTGAAGAACAACTGGAATTTGTACAGATGCTGATAGACGAATTTGAACTCGTATACGTCGAGGATCCATTCGATCAGGAAGACTTCAAAATGCACGCCAAACTCACACGCCAGAACCCAGAAGTCATGATCTGCGGAGACGACTTATTCACAACAAACAAAGAAAGACTCCAGGAAGGCATCGACAAAGACTCCTGCAACTCCCTGATCGTCAAACCCAACCAGATCGGAACAGTCACAGACGCACGTGAAACCGTAGAACTAGCGAAAGAACACGACTACACGCCAGTCATCTCACACAGATCCGGAGAAACCTGCGACAACACCATCAGCGACCTCGCACTCGAATGGGAATGCCCAGTCATAAAGGCCGGAATAGCAGACATCAGAATCGCCAAACTAAACAAACTACTAAGACTCTGGGACAAATCAGACAACCCAGAAATCAACATGGCCTGA
- a CDS encoding proteasome assembly chaperone family protein, translated as MGKTTIKMTAEQETENPLFIEGLAGVGHIGRNTVSYVAESLEADKIGEITSSHFPPYAIVNDDKTVKTIKNEIYELKREDQQDIVFLEGNAQANNPEGHHEVADKVMDLVEKVGATEIVTVGGYGTGDVVEEPEVMGITTEKDLQEEYEENGITFEHDVDQVVGVSGLLLGLAQERGYEGLCILGETPGFLLSDPKSTEEVIKVVESIIDADLDYTDLDEKVEESQEILKKIRNLKEKQGQGQEQDGQGQAPDLGYIG; from the coding sequence ATGGGAAAGACCACAATCAAAATGACAGCTGAACAGGAAACAGAAAACCCTCTATTCATAGAAGGACTAGCAGGTGTAGGCCACATAGGAAGAAACACTGTCAGCTACGTGGCAGAAAGCCTGGAAGCAGATAAAATAGGAGAAATAACTTCAAGCCACTTCCCACCATACGCAATAGTAAACGACGACAAAACAGTAAAGACAATCAAAAACGAAATCTACGAACTCAAAAGAGAAGACCAACAAGACATTGTCTTCCTAGAAGGAAACGCACAGGCCAACAACCCAGAAGGCCACCACGAAGTAGCAGACAAAGTAATGGATCTCGTAGAAAAAGTAGGAGCAACAGAAATAGTAACAGTAGGAGGCTACGGAACAGGAGACGTAGTAGAAGAGCCAGAAGTAATGGGTATCACTACAGAAAAAGACTTGCAAGAAGAATACGAAGAAAACGGCATAACATTCGAACACGACGTAGACCAGGTAGTAGGAGTATCAGGCCTACTACTGGGGCTCGCACAGGAAAGAGGATACGAAGGCCTCTGCATACTAGGAGAAACACCAGGCTTCCTCCTCAGCGATCCAAAATCAACAGAAGAAGTCATCAAAGTAGTAGAAAGCATAATCGACGCAGACCTCGACTACACAGACCTGGACGAAAAAGTAGAGGAAAGCCAGGAGATCCTTAAAAAGATTAGGAACCTGAAAGAAAAACAGGGACAGGGCCAAGAACAAGACGGACAAGGACAGGCCCCAGACCTGGGATACATAGGATGA
- a CDS encoding nucleolar RNA-binding Nop10p family protein, which translates to MIKKCPECNSYTLKDEHCGEETESARPPKFSFPDNYGKYRRKMKKQS; encoded by the coding sequence ATGATTAAAAAGTGTCCAGAGTGCAATTCTTACACGTTGAAGGATGAACACTGCGGCGAAGAAACGGAGAGCGCAAGGCCTCCAAAATTCTCATTTCCAGACAACTACGGAAAATACCGCAGAAAAATGAAGAAACAATCCTGA
- a CDS encoding DNA-directed RNA polymerase subunit K, with the protein MTEYTRYEQARILGARSLQIAMGAPSFVDTEGDESPIDIAKQEMEADKLPITVK; encoded by the coding sequence ATGACAGAATACACAAGATACGAACAGGCCCGAATCCTCGGCGCCAGAAGCCTGCAGATCGCAATGGGAGCACCATCCTTCGTCGACACAGAAGGAGATGAATCCCCAATAGACATCGCCAAGCAGGAAATGGAAGCAGACAAACTTCCAATCACAGTAAAGTAA
- the rpl7ae gene encoding 50S ribosomal protein L7Ae has translation MTYQKFEPEETLAEQTYDAVEKAADTGKVVKGTNEVTKAIERNNADLVVIAGNVSPEEIVMHLPALSEERDISYTFVPDKEELGLAAGLEVQTAAAAVVNTGSADDDVQDIANKAAELLEAEEEE, from the coding sequence ATGACATACCAAAAATTCGAGCCGGAAGAAACTTTAGCAGAACAAACCTACGACGCAGTCGAAAAAGCTGCAGACACAGGAAAAGTCGTTAAAGGAACAAACGAAGTTACAAAAGCAATCGAAAGAAATAACGCAGACCTAGTTGTAATCGCTGGAAACGTTTCTCCAGAAGAAATCGTAATGCACCTACCTGCACTATCCGAAGAAAGAGACATCTCATACACATTCGTCCCAGACAAAGAAGAACTCGGACTAGCAGCAGGCCTAGAAGTACAGACCGCAGCCGCAGCAGTAGTAAACACCGGCAGCGCAGACGACGATGTACAAGACATCGCAAACAAAGCAGCAGAACTCCTCGAAGCAGAAGAGGAAGAATAA
- the rps28e gene encoding 30S ribosomal protein S28e (the function of S28E in the ribosome is unknown but the structure shows a variants OB-fold that is found in nucleic acid-binding proteins), whose amino-acid sequence MVMAKIIEVIGDQGHRSVRKVRCRVIEGNEEGKILVRNVRGPIREDDVVHIKETEMEG is encoded by the coding sequence ATGGTAATGGCTAAAATCATCGAAGTAATCGGAGACCAGGGCCACAGAAGCGTACGAAAAGTACGATGCCGAGTAATAGAAGGAAACGAAGAAGGAAAAATCCTGGTAAGAAACGTAAGAGGCCCAATCCGAGAAGACGATGTAGTACACATCAAAGAAACGGAGATGGAGGGATAG
- the rpsB gene encoding 30S ribosomal protein S2, translating to MSEEENMLVDREQYLANGVHIGTKAQHTSMDKYIFHVKKNQLAVLNLDKTDEKIREVAKVLADYDPEEILVVGRTEQARTPIKAFSNAIGSQLIDGRFMPGTLTNPQSENFVEPEIVVVSNPEEDAQAIQEAHDTNIPVIAIADSENEIEEIDHVIPANNKAENALGLVYFLLAREMAERNGEDFNYEVTDFGAEIKEVEEQETEEVEEETDEEDEE from the coding sequence ATGAGCGAAGAGGAAAACATGCTGGTCGATCGAGAACAGTACCTTGCCAATGGAGTCCACATTGGAACCAAGGCCCAACACACATCAATGGACAAATACATCTTCCACGTAAAGAAAAACCAGTTGGCAGTTCTCAACCTAGACAAGACAGACGAAAAAATAAGAGAAGTAGCAAAAGTACTTGCAGACTACGATCCAGAAGAAATACTAGTCGTAGGCCGAACAGAACAGGCCAGAACACCAATCAAGGCCTTCAGCAACGCAATCGGATCACAGCTAATCGACGGCCGATTCATGCCAGGAACACTAACCAACCCGCAATCAGAAAACTTTGTAGAGCCTGAAATCGTCGTAGTATCCAATCCAGAAGAAGACGCACAGGCCATCCAGGAAGCACACGATACCAACATTCCTGTCATCGCGATTGCAGACTCAGAAAACGAAATAGAAGAAATCGACCACGTAATTCCTGCAAACAACAAAGCAGAAAACGCACTAGGCCTAGTCTACTTCCTGCTCGCCAGAGAAATGGCAGAAAGAAACGGAGAAGACTTCAACTACGAAGTAACAGACTTCGGAGCAGAAATCAAGGAGGTAGAAGAACAGGAAACAGAAGAAGTCGAAGAAGAAACAGACGAAGAAGACGAGGAGTAA
- a CDS encoding S1 RNA-binding domain-containing protein, which translates to MRWYKDKPDEGDFVVITLTDVDKNSAYADLDEYEDLTGLIHISEVSRSWIQDIRKELSEGEKTVAQVIDTEDDNISLSIKRVNDNQKRESMARWKKEQKAEKFIDELADKLGREKEELYEEIVFPMQREFGSSFHGFEIAEAREEDLKELFDEEVVEAVQDVARENINLKQEKLEGEIEIAFDQSDGVERLKEALSEVEDGVEIKYVSAPTYAITAWGRTQELAKKRMDESVKTIREKADDLDGQFEFNRA; encoded by the coding sequence ATGCGCTGGTACAAAGACAAACCTGATGAAGGAGACTTCGTAGTAATAACCCTAACAGACGTAGACAAGAACTCTGCATACGCAGACCTAGACGAATACGAAGACCTAACAGGCCTGATCCACATCTCAGAAGTATCAAGATCCTGGATCCAGGACATCAGAAAAGAACTGAGCGAAGGCGAAAAAACAGTAGCACAGGTAATCGATACTGAAGACGACAACATCAGCCTCTCCATCAAAAGAGTAAACGACAACCAGAAAAGAGAAAGCATGGCCCGATGGAAAAAAGAACAGAAAGCCGAAAAATTCATCGACGAACTAGCAGACAAGCTAGGCCGAGAAAAAGAAGAACTATACGAAGAAATCGTCTTCCCAATGCAGCGCGAATTCGGATCCAGCTTCCACGGCTTTGAAATCGCCGAGGCCCGAGAAGAAGACCTGAAAGAGCTTTTCGACGAAGAAGTAGTCGAGGCCGTACAGGACGTTGCTCGTGAAAACATCAACCTCAAACAGGAGAAGCTTGAAGGAGAAATAGAGATAGCCTTTGACCAGAGCGACGGCGTAGAAAGACTGAAGGAAGCATTATCCGAAGTAGAGGACGGCGTGGAAATAAAATACGTATCAGCACCAACATACGCAATAACAGCCTGGGGAAGAACCCAAGAACTAGCAAAGAAAAGAATGGACGAGTCTGTGAAAACTATAAGAGAAAAAGCAGACGACCTCGACGGCCAGTTCGAATTTAACAGGGCATAA
- a CDS encoding 50S ribosomal protein L24e yields the protein MADCDYCGEEVPKGQGKMLILNSGERLHFCSGKCEKNHRNNRSHKYPEKEN from the coding sequence ATGGCAGACTGTGACTACTGCGGCGAAGAAGTACCAAAAGGACAGGGCAAGATGCTCATCCTTAACTCAGGAGAAAGACTACATTTCTGCTCCGGAAAATGTGAGAAGAATCACAGAAACAACCGGAGCCACAAGTACCCTGAAAAAGAGAACTAA
- the infB gene encoding translation initiation factor IF-2 has translation MPRQPILSVLGHVDSGKTTLLDDIRESKITEGEAGGITQMIGATEVPIETLEDVCGGLLDQLEADITIPGLMFIDTPGHAAFSSLRKRGGSISDIAVVVIDIEDGVQPQTEEALQILQETNTPFVVALNKIDKLNGWRTEKELFTQNIQLQQDHVKQQLDEKIYELMGELNEYNVVADRFDRVDNFQQKAAMVPISAKTGEGIPELLMVIAGLSQNYLADELEINEGMGRGTVLEVSQEKGLGTTINVIHYDGTINKTDKLVYGTASGVKVTDIRALLEPRPLQEIREDKHYNEVDTVTPASGVKISGKDLEGVIAGAPIRTCSEEELEEAKQEVEDELEAVEFETKTHGVVVKADSLGSLEALMRVVEESDIMVQKAEVGPINKGDVVDVQNEEAENQAIFAFNTGMTDQGELAVKDKDINVFQSDVIYEIIDNYTEWKEELERKRREEALSNTSRPAKIRLMPDHVFRSSNPAVVGVEIVEGVLSTGSSLMDEEGDRIGRVKSIQEQQESIDEANKGDEVAVSITNATVGRNIEEGDILLSDITGEDYRKLQELEDLTTAGEKKVLEEIVELKDRKDPHWKLG, from the coding sequence ATGCCTCGCCAGCCAATTCTATCAGTACTGGGTCACGTAGACTCAGGTAAAACAACACTACTAGACGACATAAGAGAATCCAAAATAACCGAAGGCGAGGCCGGCGGCATCACACAGATGATCGGTGCCACAGAAGTACCAATCGAAACACTTGAAGACGTCTGCGGAGGCCTACTGGACCAGCTTGAAGCAGACATCACCATTCCAGGCCTAATGTTCATCGACACACCAGGCCACGCAGCATTCTCATCACTACGAAAAAGAGGCGGCAGCATCTCCGACATCGCCGTAGTAGTAATCGACATAGAGGACGGAGTACAACCACAAACAGAAGAAGCCCTGCAGATCCTCCAGGAAACAAACACACCATTCGTGGTAGCACTCAACAAAATAGACAAACTCAACGGCTGGAGAACAGAAAAAGAACTCTTCACACAAAACATCCAGCTACAGCAGGACCACGTTAAACAACAGTTAGACGAAAAAATCTACGAACTAATGGGCGAACTCAACGAATACAACGTAGTAGCCGACCGATTCGACCGAGTAGACAACTTCCAGCAAAAAGCAGCCATGGTACCAATCTCCGCAAAAACAGGAGAAGGAATCCCCGAACTACTAATGGTAATAGCAGGCCTCAGCCAAAACTACCTGGCCGACGAACTAGAAATAAACGAAGGAATGGGCCGAGGAACAGTACTAGAAGTATCACAGGAAAAAGGCCTCGGCACAACAATCAACGTAATCCACTACGACGGAACAATCAACAAAACAGACAAACTAGTCTACGGAACAGCATCAGGAGTAAAAGTAACGGACATCAGAGCCCTACTGGAGCCAAGGCCTCTACAGGAAATCAGAGAAGACAAACACTACAACGAAGTAGATACTGTAACGCCAGCATCAGGAGTCAAAATATCAGGAAAAGATCTTGAAGGAGTAATAGCCGGCGCTCCAATCAGGACATGCAGCGAAGAAGAACTCGAAGAAGCTAAACAGGAAGTAGAAGACGAACTGGAAGCAGTAGAATTCGAAACCAAAACACACGGAGTAGTCGTAAAAGCAGACTCACTCGGATCACTGGAAGCACTAATGCGAGTAGTAGAGGAAAGCGACATCATGGTACAGAAAGCAGAAGTAGGCCCAATCAACAAAGGCGACGTCGTAGACGTACAGAACGAGGAAGCCGAAAACCAGGCCATATTCGCATTCAACACAGGAATGACCGACCAAGGAGAACTCGCAGTCAAAGACAAAGACATTAACGTATTCCAGAGCGATGTAATCTACGAAATAATCGATAACTACACAGAATGGAAAGAAGAACTTGAAAGAAAGAGAAGGGAAGAAGCACTTTCCAACACATCAAGGCCTGCAAAAATCAGGCTTATGCCAGACCACGTATTCAGAAGCAGTAATCCAGCAGTAGTAGGAGTAGAAATAGTCGAAGGAGTACTCTCTACCGGCAGCAGCCTGATGGACGAAGAAGGAGACAGAATCGGCCGAGTAAAAAGCATCCAGGAACAACAGGAATCCATCGACGAAGCAAACAAAGGAGACGAAGTCGCAGTATCAATAACCAACGCAACAGTCGGCAGAAACATAGAAGAAGGCGACATCCTCCTATCAGATATCACTGGAGAAGACTACAGGAAACTCCAGGAACTCGAAGACCTCACAACAGCCGGCGAAAAAAAGGTCCTGGAAGAAATAGTCGAACTCAAAGACAGAAAAGATCCACACTGGAAACTGGGCTAG
- a CDS encoding DNA primase small subunit domain-containing protein: MSEEGDDRRPQDWKIRQYYEKEGLQEKILEIAEYREIAPTYPNGYGKRPDAINFPGDFQALVEDGAVAFHSSVEKWRNPLLIDNVSDLNQLREGWDLVIDIDCDHSFDLAKDTAELVIRELEDHGIENISVKFSGNRGFHIGVRGEAFPQEIDQQEISDMYPRLPRGIIDYIRDNLREEMMELIKEYGLEEKMETDNGKKPYRVSDIENDWGQRHLFRMPYSLHDGSWLVSLPIEIDHIQDFNKEEAEIDNVDFETDFLSEYEQGEATNLAVQAMDFLTEKEEERKEEIKKKQDRDFERPDDAIPEQHFPPTIKNILEGLEDGRKRALFILINFYRTVGYSWEEIDSKIWAWNERNKEELGETYVKSQLRWHRNRSEDVPPPNYDSNGYYQDMGVYEGDNLEEKVSNPVSYAFRKANRRQDSNSDSDSEDSDEQEVLECPYCGKEYKSEGYYKKHVEQCNEDLEVKKL, translated from the coding sequence ATGTCAGAGGAGGGGGACGACCGGAGGCCACAGGACTGGAAAATACGCCAGTACTACGAAAAAGAAGGCCTTCAGGAAAAAATTCTTGAAATCGCAGAATACCGAGAGATCGCCCCCACCTACCCAAACGGTTACGGTAAAAGACCGGATGCTATTAACTTCCCTGGTGACTTCCAGGCACTGGTAGAGGATGGCGCAGTAGCATTCCACTCCTCTGTAGAGAAGTGGCGCAACCCTCTGCTGATCGACAATGTTTCAGACTTGAATCAGCTACGTGAGGGCTGGGATCTAGTAATAGATATCGACTGCGATCACAGCTTTGATCTCGCAAAAGATACTGCCGAACTTGTAATCCGTGAACTAGAGGATCACGGCATAGAGAACATCAGCGTAAAATTCTCCGGCAACCGCGGATTCCACATAGGAGTCAGAGGAGAGGCCTTCCCTCAGGAGATCGACCAGCAAGAAATCTCAGACATGTACCCTCGGCTTCCAAGAGGAATAATTGACTACATACGAGACAATCTCCGAGAAGAAATGATGGAGCTGATCAAAGAATACGGCCTGGAGGAGAAGATGGAGACCGATAACGGGAAAAAACCTTACAGAGTCTCCGATATCGAAAACGACTGGGGCCAACGCCACCTGTTCAGAATGCCATACAGCCTACACGACGGAAGCTGGCTAGTCTCACTCCCAATAGAAATAGACCACATACAAGACTTCAATAAAGAAGAGGCTGAAATCGATAACGTAGACTTCGAGACAGATTTCCTGTCAGAATACGAACAGGGAGAGGCCACAAACCTTGCAGTCCAGGCTATGGACTTCCTGACAGAGAAAGAAGAGGAACGGAAGGAAGAGATCAAGAAAAAACAGGATCGAGACTTCGAAAGGCCTGATGATGCAATTCCTGAACAGCATTTTCCTCCTACAATAAAAAATATTCTGGAAGGCCTGGAAGATGGCAGGAAAAGAGCATTGTTTATCCTGATTAACTTCTACCGTACAGTAGGGTATTCTTGGGAGGAGATAGATTCCAAGATCTGGGCCTGGAATGAGAGGAACAAGGAGGAGCTTGGAGAGACCTATGTAAAGTCTCAACTCCGATGGCATAGAAACCGTAGCGAGGACGTTCCTCCACCTAACTATGACTCCAACGGCTATTATCAGGATATGGGCGTCTATGAGGGAGACAACCTTGAGGAAAAAGTCTCGAACCCTGTAAGCTATGCATTCAGAAAAGCTAATCGAAGACAGGACAGCAACTCGGACTCAGATTCCGAAGATAGCGATGAACAGGAAGTGCTTGAATGCCCCTACTGCGGGAAAGAGTACAAGTCAGAAGGCTACTACAAGAAACACGTTGAGCAATGCAATGAAGACCTAGAGGTAAAAAAACTTTAG
- the pcn gene encoding proliferating cell nuclear antigen (pcna), translating into MFKAEIEDVGLLQDSMKTISDLISEGLFQLKDDGIHLVAADPAMVGLVDFHIEKDVFENYELDEESKVGLNLENLYSILRRANSDDVITLEVKDDESKFYINMEGRSTRNFSLPILNLSEDDIPSTDQLEFTFEGELETDVLESAIKDAMVVSDSVTVTASKDRIEIVAEGDQSDVDFKITEDSDGVIELSGEEAKSMFSLDYLSKMIGAKKLSDTVTVKMADEFPVRLEFTIPDEANLSFVLAPRIEED; encoded by the coding sequence GTGTTTAAAGCAGAAATCGAAGATGTTGGACTTCTACAAGACTCCATGAAAACCATTTCAGATCTAATCAGTGAAGGCCTATTCCAGTTAAAGGATGACGGCATTCACCTGGTTGCAGCAGACCCTGCAATGGTAGGACTAGTAGATTTCCACATCGAAAAAGACGTATTCGAAAATTACGAACTTGATGAAGAATCAAAAGTAGGTCTAAATCTAGAAAATCTATACTCAATTCTTCGAAGAGCAAACAGCGACGACGTAATCACTCTCGAAGTAAAAGACGATGAATCCAAGTTTTACATCAATATGGAAGGCCGCAGCACAAGAAACTTCTCGCTGCCAATCCTCAACCTTTCAGAGGACGACATTCCATCAACAGACCAACTTGAATTCACATTCGAAGGAGAACTTGAGACCGACGTACTGGAGAGCGCAATCAAAGACGCAATGGTAGTCTCAGACTCAGTAACAGTAACAGCCTCCAAGGATAGGATCGAGATAGTAGCTGAGGGAGACCAGTCCGACGTAGACTTCAAGATCACAGAGGACTCAGACGGCGTAATCGAGCTATCAGGAGAAGAGGCCAAATCCATGTTCAGCCTCGACTACCTGTCCAAAATGATCGGCGCAAAGAAACTAAGCGACACAGTAACCGTCAAAATGGCCGACGAATTCCCAGTAAGACTGGAATTCACAATCCCAGACGAAGCCAACCTAAGCTTTGTACTGGCACCACGCATCGAAGAAGATTAG
- the pyrH gene encoding UMP kinase, translating to MVSKVYAVSGSLITENLNQLGELAEALEKNEDQILVVTGAGGLKEYIYSAGEFGNQGEQDLVGIAATRLNAKTLMTAMEAYPDTPETAEEIRTAASTGLNVVMGGLTPGHSTDAVAAIAAELLEADLYIATSIDGVYNKDPEADDAEKLDEVTPSELKEIIDGNNEAGKHELIDSTAVEIIERSTTPTKIFEGSFQNIERPDDAEGTRIVHR from the coding sequence ATGGTATCAAAAGTCTACGCCGTCAGCGGATCACTCATCACAGAAAACCTCAACCAGCTAGGAGAACTAGCAGAGGCCCTGGAGAAAAACGAAGACCAGATACTGGTTGTCACAGGAGCAGGAGGCCTCAAAGAATACATCTACTCAGCAGGAGAATTCGGAAACCAGGGAGAGCAGGATCTTGTAGGGATTGCAGCCACAAGACTGAATGCAAAAACCCTGATGACCGCGATGGAGGCCTACCCAGACACACCAGAAACCGCAGAAGAGATCAGAACTGCGGCCTCCACAGGCCTTAATGTTGTTATGGGAGGACTGACACCAGGACACTCAACCGACGCAGTAGCAGCCATCGCAGCAGAACTTCTCGAAGCCGACCTATACATTGCAACAAGCATCGACGGAGTATACAACAAAGATCCTGAGGCCGACGACGCAGAAAAACTGGATGAAGTAACTCCGTCAGAACTCAAGGAAATAATCGATGGAAACAACGAGGCCGGGAAACATGAGTTAATCGACTCAACAGCCGTCGAAATAATCGAAAGATCAACCACGCCAACCAAAATATTCGAGGGATCCTTCCAGAATATCGAAAGGCCTGACGATGCGGAAGGCACCAGAATAGTTCATAGGTAA